The following are encoded in a window of Anopheles gambiae chromosome X, idAnoGambNW_F1_1, whole genome shotgun sequence genomic DNA:
- the LOC1272368 gene encoding transmembrane protein 181 has translation MAASSASKPPEDASKLGYSYVTPAGMCLRLRQSLAQFSDLFSEFNKYIAPAYHHDRCERSVHMRLYSMNKREFATVFLAFFACFGLGIFIGLAGPPITVMSKVSGGSLQPNGTVAAAAGDGAPGAYLARGPFVMRTPLLTTYSQQLWIIAKLTTDNTDDEMVDKKFHLSVQIEGLTVDHKPMPVYGGAHNGGTDVRNRTRHLSCSYEECDEFTVLHIGFLDYAHYIVTVQFYGLEAFHQRYNIRTVQFYFKSYNPAFTQIEIWFRFIFVLFTFIITCWFAHTLRKYPMGDWSIEQKWLSILLPLLLLFNNPLFPLIFIANSWLPGMIDALLQTTFLCGILMFWLCVYHGLRQNERKLLTFYLPKLIVVLPIWLCAVVLGIWEKCDELNDPTYSHFEDSENYNGLKVFVSIAGAMYLLYLGLLMLKAYSELRSMPYFDMRLKILTLLMLIVLSISLIVTMQHFGFDTLEDNFIAQLYTSYKSSAQFMCFYGLLNFYLYAMAYVYSPSGPAVHEPIIAKDNPTFSMINDSDEEVMYGSDEESRRPLNSACRKGNDYDSD, from the exons ATGGCTGCCTCCAGCGCGTCCAAACCGCCGGAGGATGCGTCCAAGCTGGGCTACTCGTACGTCACGCCCGCCGGGATGTGCCTCCGGTTGCGCCAGAGTCTCGCCCAGTTCAGCGATCTGTTCAGCGAGTTCAACAAATACATCGCCCCGGCGTACCATCACGACCGGTGCGAGCGGTCCGTCCACATGCGGCTGTACTCGATGAACAAGCGCGAGTTCGCGACCGTCTTCCTAGCCTTTTTCGCCTGCTTCGGGCTCGGCATCTTCATCGGGCTGGCCGGCCCGCCCATCACGGTGATGAGCAAGGTGAGCGGCGGCTCGCTGCAGCCGAACGgcacggtggcggcggcggccggcgACGGGGCACCGGGCGCCTACCTGGCCCGCGGCCCGTTTGTGATGCGCACCCCGCTGCTGACCACCTACTCGCAGCAGCTGTGGATCATTGCCAAGCTGACGACCGACAACACGGACGACGAGATGGTGGACAAAAAGTTCCACCTGAGCGTGCAGATCGAGGGGCTGACAGTCGACCACAAGCCGATGCCGGTGTACGGCGGCGCGCACAATGGCGGCACGGACGTGCGGAACCGCACCCGCCACCTGTCCTGCAGCTACGAGGAGTGCGACGAGTTTACCGTGCTGCACATCGGCTTCCTCGACTACGCGCACTACATCGTGACGGTGCAGTTCTACGGGCTGGAGGCGTTCCACCAGCGGTACAACATCCGGACCGTGCAGTTCTACTTCAAGTCGTACAATCCCGCGTTCACGCAGATCGAGATCTGGTTCCGGTTCATCTTCGTGCTGTTCACGTTCATCATCACGTGCTGGTTTGCTCACACGCTGCGGAAGTACCCGATGGGCGACTGGTCGATCGAGCAGAAGTGGCTCTCGAtactgttgccgctgctgctgctgtttaaCA ATCCGCTGTTTCCGCTCATCTTCATCGCGAACAGCTGGCTGCCGGGCATGATCGACGCCCTGCTCCAGACCACCTTCCTCTGCGGCATTCTCATGTTCTGGCTGTGCGTGTACCACGGGCTGCGGCAGAACGAGCGCAAGCTGCTTACCTTCTACCTGCCGAAGCTGATCGTCGTGCTGCCGATCTGGCTGTGCGCCGTGGTGCTCGGCATCTGGGAGAAGTGCGATGAGCTGAACGACCCAACGTACAGCCATTTCGAGGACTCGGAAAACTATAAC GGTTTAAAGGTGTTCGTATCGATTGCGGGCGCCATGTACTTACTCTATCTGGGACTGCTGATGCTGAAGGCGTACTCCGAGCTCCGATCGATGCCATATTTCG ATATGCGACTAAAAATCCTCACCCTGCTGATGCTGATCGTGCTGTCAATTTCGCTGATCGTCACGATGCAACATTTCGGCTTCGACACGCTCGAAGACAACTTCATTGCGCAGCTGTACACGAGCTACAAAAGCTCGGCCCAGTTTATGTGCTTCTACGGTTTGCTGAACTTCTATCTGTACGCGATGGCCTACGTCTACTCGCCGAGCGGTCCGGCCGTGCACG AACCGATCATAGCGAAGGATAATCCAACGTTCTCGATGATCAACGACTCGGACGAGGAGGTGATGTACGGTTCGGACGAGGAAAGCCGCCGGCCGCTGAACTCCGCCTGCCGAAAGGGAAACGATTACGATAGCGATTAA
- the LOC3289751 gene encoding circumsporozoite protein has translation MTPIVVKPTTNQLTFLLEDKEVDHDLKLISRSKPISASRTAAAAAAASSTAAAAQHSVNDGASGSTGGTGGGTQTGGGGGGGGGGGGGGGGANAADQNGGSQPAEGYGGSGAAPTGTGGQSNAQPSTETRIEDGKLWYERLWFHRGQPVHVEGRDIPRFPANISAIGTEAICVKKTSDGQKVRIFLSHLRRGKVSIKRRAN, from the exons ATGACGCCGATAGTGGTGAAG CCAACGACCAACCAGCTGACGTTTCTGCTGGAGGACAAGGAGGTGGACCACGATCTGAAGCTGATCTCGCGCAGCAAGCCGATCTCGGCGAGCCGAACGGCAGCAGCCGCGGCCGCAGCCtcctccaccgccgccgccgctcaaCATTCCGTCAACGATGGGGCGAGCGGTAGCACCGGCGGCACGGGTGGAGGAACGCAAACGGGTGgtggcggaggaggaggaggaggaggagggggcggcggcggaggaGCGAATGCTGCCGACCAGAACGGTGGATCTCAGCCGGCGGAGGGCTACGGTGGCAGTGGGGCAGCACCCACGGGAACG ggcgGACAATCGAACGCGCAACCGTCGACGGAAACGCGCATCGAGGATGGGAAGCTGTGGTACGAGCGGCTCTGGTTCCACCGCGGCCAGCCGGTGCACGTCGAGGGTCGGGACATACCGCGCTTTCCGGCCAACATCTCCGCGATCGGGACCGAGGCGATCTGCGTGAAGAAAACGTCCGACGGGCAGAAGGTGCGCATCTTTCTGTCGCATCTGCGCCGCGGCAAGGTGTCGATCAAGCGGCGGGCCAACTAA
- the LOC133392185 gene encoding uncharacterized protein LOC133392185 yields MDLGNKDATGSDSSNDDLASPSFFDLSSPISSISPMETEDGPAASASPIPPMSASPEQQLMDLSVGGGQPARPPTRRPTRRTAMTTGAGPVDASASFTRPVVLQDEVRLRLIERHYSAVNSRPDTILVIVHPPPMGAAGRSATPAPPPMGAAGRSATSSRQAGDGSGAIRHRRHSTVGTSTAAGGQLRRSRRTGRETVMPQLDDMAAVEWEDTRSGLFSPRPVRWTPLPAAADQQAEAASDDEIIARKQRQADSEKENKRE; encoded by the exons ATGGATCTAGGCAACAAAG ACGCCACCGGCTCGGATTCGTCGAACGATGATTTGGCGTCGCCGAGCTTTTTTGATTTGTCATCGCCGATCTCGTCAATCTCGCCGATGGAAACGGAGGACGGGCCGGCGGCTTCGGCCTCACCCATTCCGCCGATGTCGGCGTCCCCGGAGCAGCAGCTGATGGATTTGTCGGTGGGCGGCGGGCAACCGGCGCGTCCACCGACGCGCCGACCGACGCGCAGAACGGCGATGACGACCGGGGCAGGGCCGGTGGACGCATCAGCGTCCTTTACGCGCCCGGTAGTGCTGCAGGACGAAGTGAGGTTGCGCTTGATAGAGCGTCACTACAGTGCGGTCAACTCGCGGCCCGACACGATTTTGGTGATCGTACACCCCCCGCCGATGGGTGCCGCGGGCCGCAGCGCGACACCGGCGCCCCCGCCAATGGGTGCCGCGGGCCGCAGCGCAACATCGTCGCGGCAGGCGGGGGATGGTTCGGGCGCGATCCGGCATCGTCGGCACAGTACGGTCGGCACATCGACGGCGGCAGGCGGGCAGCTGCGGCGATCCAGGCGCACGGGGCGCGAGACGGTGATGCCCCAGCTGGACGACATGGCGGCGGTGGAGTGGGAAGACACGCGCAGCGGTTTGTTCTCGCCGCGCCCGGTACGCTGGACGCCACTGCCGGCCGCTGCCGACCAGCAGGCAGAGGCGGCTAGCGACGACGAAATCATTGCGCGCAAGCAGCGCCAAGCGGACTCGGAGAAGGAGAACAAGCGCGAGTGA